Proteins encoded together in one Triticum dicoccoides isolate Atlit2015 ecotype Zavitan chromosome 7B, WEW_v2.0, whole genome shotgun sequence window:
- the LOC119338132 gene encoding UDP-glycosyltransferase 73C5-like, which produces MAASELHFLLVPLVAQGHIIPMVDLARLIAARGPRVTVLTTPVNAARNRPAVEGAARAGLRVDLAELPFPGPRFGLPEGLENADQMVDQTLYVKFFQAIWGMAEPLEEYVRALPRRPDCLIADSCNPWTADVCASLGIPRLVMHCPSAYFLLAVHNLAKHGVYDRVGADDMEEFEVPDFPVPAVGNTATFRGFFQWPGVEKEQRDVLDAEATADGLLVNTFRGIEGVFVDAYATALGRRTWAVGPTCASSFDDADAKAGRGNRADVDAGRIVSWLDARPPASVLYISFGSIAKLPAKQVAELARGLEASGRPFVWAIKEAKADAAVQALLDDEGFEERVKDRGLLVRGWAPQVTILSHPAVGGFLTHCGWNATLEAISHGVPALTWPNFADQFCSERLLVDVLGVGVRSGVKLPVMNVPAEAEGVQITSGDVEKVVAELMDDGPEGAARRSRAKKLAAEASAAMEEGGSSYTDLEDMICYASELSRTRSHECGWSTSSTSLLSAAAELGVGSKSGAKKMEADAALSVQS; this is translated from the coding sequence ATGGCGGCGTCGGAGCTGCACTTCCTGCTGGTGCCGCTGGTGGCGCAGGGCCACATCATCCCGATGGTGGACCTGGCGCGCCTCATCGCCGCGCGAGGGCCGCGGGTCACGGTGCTCACCACGCCCGTCAACGCCGCGCGCAACAGGCCCGCCGTCGAGGGCGCCGCCAGGGCGGGCCTGCGGGTCGACCTCGCCGAGCTGCCCTTCCCCGGCCCGCGCTTCGGGCTGCCGGAGGGACTGGAGAACGCCGACCAGATGGTCGACCAGACCTTGTACGTCAAGTTCTTCCAGGCCATCTGGGGGATGGCCGAGCCGCTCGAGGAGTACGtccgcgcgctgccgcgccggcctGACTGCCTCATCGCCGACTCCTGCAACCCGTGGACGGCTGACGTGTGTGCTAGCCTCGGCATCCCCAGGCTGGTCATGCACTGCCCCTCCGCCTACTTCCTCCTCGCCGTGCACAACCTGGCCAAGCACGGCGTGTACGACCGCGTCGGCGCCGACGACATGGAGGAGTTCGAGGTGCCGGACTTCCCCGTGCCCGCCGTGGGAAACACGGCCACGTTCCGGGGGTTCTTCCAGTGGCCCGGCGTGGAGAAGGAGCAGCGCGACGTCCTCGACGCCGAGGCCACCGCCGACGGCCTGCTCGTGAACACGTTCCGCGGCATCGAGGGCGTCTTCGTCGACGCCTACGCGACGGCGCTCGGCCGGAGGACGTGGGCCGTCGGGCCGACGTGCGCCTCCAGCTTCGACGACGCCGATGCCAAGGCCGGCCGTGGCAACCGCGCCGACGTCGACGCCGGCCGCATCGTCTCGTGGCTGGACGCCCGGCCGCCGGCGTCCGTGCTCTACATCAGCTTCGGCAGCATCGCGAAGCTGCCGGCGAAGCAGGTCGCCGAGCTCGCGCGCGGCCTGGAGGCGTCGGGGCGGCCGTTCGTGTGGGCCATCAAGGAGGCAAAGGCCGACGCCGCCGTGCAAGCGCTGCTGGACGACGAGGGGTTCGAGGAGCGCGTCAAGGACAGGGGCCTCCTCGTCCGAGGCTGGGCGCCGCAGGTGACCATCCTGTCGCACCCGGCGGTGGGCGGGTTCCTGACGCACTGCGGCTGGAACGCGACGCTGGAGGCCATCTCCCACGGCGTGCCGGCGCTCACGTGGCCCAACTTCGCCGACCAGTTCTGCAGCGAGCGGCTGCTCGTGGACGTGCTCGGCGTCGGCGTCAGGTCCGGCGTCAAGCTGCCCGTCATGAACGTGCCCGCGGAGGCCGAGGGCGTCCAGATCACTAGCGGCGACGTGGAGAAGGTGGTCGCCGAGCTGATGGACGACGGGCCGGAGGGGGCCGCGAGGAGGTCCAGGGCCAAGAAGCTCGCCGCAGAGGCCAGCGCGGCCATGGAGGAAGGTGGGTCGTCGTACACCGACCTGGAGGACATGATCTGCTACGCATCGGAGCTGTCGAGGACGAGGAGCCACGAGTGCGGGTGGAGCACGAGCTCGACGTCCCTGCTTTCCGCGGCGGCAGAGCTTGGAGTTGGAAGCAAGAGCGGCGCCAAGAAGATGGAAGCCGACGCTGCGTTGTCAGTGCAGTCCTGA